One region of Jatrophihabitans cynanchi genomic DNA includes:
- a CDS encoding CGNR zinc finger domain-containing protein — MLFAHDTEVALAAAAALVNTANTDPDELADVAALDAFVAAWGWTGSRRHDRAELEEVRRLRPRLLQLWKEDDDGAVAIVNALLRDARALPQLVKHDQWDYHLHATSPDAPLADRMAVEAAMAIVDVIRSGELARLRTCAADDCDDVLVDLSKNRSRRFCDKGCGNRANVAAYRARQRG; from the coding sequence GTGCTTTTTGCTCATGACACCGAGGTGGCGCTGGCCGCTGCCGCCGCCCTGGTGAACACCGCCAACACCGATCCGGACGAGTTGGCGGACGTCGCCGCCCTGGACGCCTTCGTCGCCGCATGGGGTTGGACGGGCAGCCGCCGGCACGACCGGGCCGAGCTCGAGGAGGTGCGCAGGCTGCGGCCCCGGCTCCTGCAGCTGTGGAAGGAAGACGACGACGGCGCGGTCGCGATCGTGAACGCGCTGCTGCGCGACGCGCGCGCCCTGCCGCAACTGGTCAAGCACGACCAGTGGGACTACCACCTGCACGCGACCTCGCCGGACGCGCCGCTGGCCGACCGGATGGCGGTCGAGGCGGCGATGGCAATCGTCGACGTGATTCGCTCGGGCGAACTGGCCCGGCTGCGCACCTGCGCTGCCGACGACTGCGACGACGTTCTGGTCGACCTGTCCAAGAACCGGTCCCGGCGATTCTGCGACAAGGGTTGCGGCAACCGGGCCAACGTCGCCGCGTACCGGGCCAGGCAGCGCGGCTGA
- a CDS encoding ABC transporter permease, with the protein MSAPTFRGVHQRLAQKPPGTPPDFRPGRTLRLRVEFVRQLRRRRTQIAVLVVLALPIIVALAFKLGGTPDQGRDGPTLVDLATTGGSNFALFVEFAATGFLLVVLVALFCGDTVASEASWASLRYLLAIPVPRARLLRQKLTVALALSFGVQLLLPVWALAVGTVFFGGAPAKSPVSGSFTGSESLWRLGIVVVYVCGQSLVVAALAFLLSVSVDNPLGAVGGATLLVVVSNILDQITALDPYRRYLPTHFNYSWLDALNQKVVWDDMMRGTGLALIYAAVFLAIAWLRFERKDITS; encoded by the coding sequence ATGAGCGCACCGACCTTCCGAGGCGTCCATCAGCGGCTGGCGCAGAAGCCACCGGGGACCCCGCCGGATTTCCGTCCCGGGCGCACGCTGCGGCTGCGGGTGGAGTTCGTCCGGCAGTTGCGGCGGCGGCGCACCCAGATCGCGGTGCTGGTGGTGCTCGCGCTGCCGATCATCGTCGCCTTGGCGTTCAAGCTGGGCGGGACGCCGGACCAGGGCCGTGACGGCCCGACGCTCGTGGACCTGGCGACGACAGGCGGCTCGAACTTCGCGCTGTTCGTCGAGTTCGCGGCGACCGGCTTCCTGCTCGTCGTGCTCGTGGCGCTGTTCTGCGGCGACACGGTGGCCAGCGAGGCCAGCTGGGCCTCGCTGCGCTACCTGCTGGCGATCCCGGTGCCACGCGCGCGGCTGCTGCGGCAGAAGCTCACGGTGGCGCTGGCGCTCAGCTTCGGCGTCCAACTGTTGCTGCCCGTGTGGGCGCTCGCGGTGGGCACCGTGTTCTTCGGCGGCGCACCGGCGAAGTCACCCGTGAGCGGTTCGTTCACCGGCTCGGAATCGCTGTGGCGGCTGGGGATCGTGGTCGTCTACGTGTGCGGCCAGTCGCTCGTGGTCGCGGCGCTCGCGTTCTTGCTGAGCGTGTCGGTCGACAACCCGCTCGGTGCGGTCGGCGGCGCCACGCTGCTGGTGGTGGTCTCGAACATCCTGGACCAGATCACCGCGCTGGACCCGTACCGCCGCTACCTGCCCACCCACTTCAACTACTCGTGGCTCGACGCGCTGAACCAGAAGGTGGTGTGGGACGACATGATGCGGGGCACCGGCCTGGCGCTGATCTACGCTGCGGTCTTCCTGGCCATCGCCTGGCTGCGCTTCGAGCGCAAGGACATCACCAGCTGA